The sequence below is a genomic window from Pseudorca crassidens isolate mPseCra1 chromosome 20, mPseCra1.hap1, whole genome shotgun sequence.
AGATTTTGCAGATGGTTTGGTTTGGGGATATGAAAAAAAGGAGTCAGGGATAACGCAAAAGTTTTTTTCCCAGATCAGCTGTGCTAGGAGAAGATGAGTTCAGTTTGGAACATTAAATTTACAATGCATAGTAGACATCCCCGTGGCAGTGTGGACTGGGCAGCAGTACATACAAGTCTGGAATTTGGAATCCTTCGGCTATAAATAGTATTTCAAGCTACCGATTGGTAAATGGTATTTCAAGCTACCGATTGGATGGGATCACCAAGAAAATTAGTATAGATGGAGAAGAGAAGCAGTCCCAGGACTAAGCCCTGGGTCTTCTAGCTTGTGCAGAGCTAGGAAAAGACACTGAGAAGGAGAAGATAGTaaggtaggaggaaaaccaagagaggGCGGTGACCTGGAGCCCAGAGAAGAACGTGTTTGAGCTGTAAGGGCCAACCAGCTGCATCAGTCCTACTGAGAGGCTGCATCACGTGAGGATGGGCTAGACCTGTGGGTTGACAACTTGGACGTATGTCATTGGTGGCGCAGTCAAGAGCTGTTCTGGTGGAGGGATGGGGtctaggaggaaaagaaggagtcAGTGAGTGGAGACCGCTCTTCAGGAGCTTTGCTGTAAGAGGACCAGATAAATGGGGCAGGAGTTAGATGGATGTGGGGTCCAGAGGGGAGGGACTCTTGTGCTCACTGGAGTAACAGGAAGGAAGGCCCCAGTGTGGCTCTTGTTCTGCTTGGATAATTTCCCCCTTCGGGTGCATTCTCCTGGAGCCGGGAGAATCCCCTCCATTGTGTGGCAGCTCCTCCCCGCCAACCCCAGGGAAAAAAAGGCCTCTACCCGAGACCTCCCCAGGGCTTAGCTTTCTTGCTCAATGCAGATGCCTGGAGTTTCTTAGCGCTTAAGAAATACTGAGCCCCTTTTGTGTTCTAAAACCCCAAAGCCCAGGACCCTGGAGCAGGGTCCTTTGCAGACCTTCAAAAGTGTGTCCTACATGCTTCTGGCCTCAGAATCTCTGATGAGGTTAAAAATGCAAAGCCCCAGAACCTACCCACTCCCAACTAAGGCTGGCCTTCTCCATTTTTGAATTAATTGCTGTGGTGAGTCTGATTGCAGCCCAGTGTTTTGAAGCTTTGCTGGAGCTCCGTTTCTTCCCACTGCAGGTTGCAGGCCCAGCTACACAGTAGAATGGCCTGTGGAGCTGGTGCCTGAGCCCCAACCCCCAGCAATGGAATTAGGCTCTCTGGGGGAGGGACCTGGGCATCAGTATCTTTTAAAGCTACACAGTGAGTCCgttgtgcagccagggttgagaaccactgcgtCATTCGTGGTTATTTTTAACTGCAATAGAGTAGAAGATATCAGAGTATATCAAAGCAATAACGGTAAGAGTTGTTTTGTGAGGCTTTTGTTCCATTTACATGCACACAGATTTGGGTGAGTTTTAGGTCCTGCTCTAAAACGTATTTCTTATTGGGAGTTAGGGTCAGGAAAGTTTGCAAGCTGCTGCTGAGGTCCAGTCTCCTCATTCTGCAGATGgtgaaactaaggcccagagaagtgagCAAAATCGGCTGAGGTTACAGAGCCTGGAGGAAATAAGCAGGCgtcaggccccacccccagataTTTATCTCTTTCTCAGGTGTCCCGACTGCTGCACAGTTTGGGGATGTGAGCCTGAGGGAAGAGAGCTGGGCTAAGGGAAGCTTTGGATGGAGAAGTTGGGACCAGCAGCAGTAAGAGGGAGAAAGTTTAGCTCTCAGGAAGAACTTCCCATTAAAGTTTCTAGTAATAGCTGAAGTCTTTTGGGCACTCAGCACTTACAGGCACAGTCGtaagtggttttctttttatctcatgTAACCCTCACAGCTGTGAGGGAGGTACTgtagttatccccattttacagatgaggaagtggaggcAGAGAAATGAAGCAAGTGCTCAAAGAATCACTGCCAACAAATGGTGAGCCACGGTGAGGGTGATGTGGGCAACCCTGGCCACCTGGCTCAGGGCCCACAATGTTAAGTGCCAGGCGTTGGGCCCCAGAGGCAGGGAAGAGTTGGGTGAGGCCTCCCATGCTGTCTCCCCAGGCGATACCTCCGTCCTGGCAGGCGTGTATGGGCCAGCAGAGGTGAAAGTCAGCAAAGAGATCTTCAACAAGGCCACACTGGAGGTGACCCTGAGGCCGAAGATCGGTCTGCCTGGTAATTGGGCCTCTCACCCCGTGTCTGCCTCACTGCTGTTCCTGGTCTCCACTCCCCCCGTCCCTCTCATCACCCCTCagctatttctttcctttttttttttttttttggatatttatttattttggctgtgccaggtcttagttgcgtcatacgggctcttagttgcggcatgcatgcaggatctagttccccaaccagggatcgaacctgggccccctgctttgggtgtgcggaatcttacccactggaccaccagggaagtcccctgccctCAGctatttctgtctctttctccaacTCTCTGCTTCTGAGTCCCTGTTTCTgtcacttttctctctttctccctgtctctctccatcttcactttcccctcctctttcctgGCTCCATCTCTCCTCCTTTCCATTAACCTGTTTTTCCACTCTTTTACTCTGTCCCCCTCACTCCCCAGGGCTGGGCCCACTGGGATGGGAGTGGACGGCAGCACTGGACATGGGAGCTCAGAGGTTCTCTTCCCCGGGAGGCTCCTTTGGTGGGTGCTGGAAGTGGCAGGGGTCTGGTGGGTGGCAGTCaggccctgcctccttcccactGGGACTCCTCTGTTATCCATTCAGGGTCTTCCAGCAGCCTGGACTGGGACTGCAGGCCCTTTTCCAGAGGGCTTGGGTGGGGCATATGGAGGAAGGTGAGCCAGATGGAAGGGAAGAGCCTGAcaacctcaccccacccctgatTTCCCCAGGCGTAGCGGAGAAGAGCCGGGAGCGGCTGATCAGAAACACGTGTGAAGCGGTGGTGCTGGGAGCTCTGCACCCCCGCACCTCCATAACCGTGGTGCTGCAGGTCGTCAGCGATGCTGGCTCTGTATCCTTTCCTCtaggccacctcctccaggaagtcctccagAATCCAAAGCCTGTGCCAGTGACCTCAACTCTGACCCTGAGCTTGGATTTGAGGCTCAACACCGGGGGAGCCCTGAGCAGGTAGAACCTTAGGTTCAGCAGCTCAGCCTTGAAAGATCGCTGTGGTTTGGGTAGAGGTAGAGAAAGGTAGAGGCCAAGGACCAGAAACAGGCATTTCTAGATGGCTTTGCAGGTGCATGGCCCTGCGTTGGGCAGacacttcacagatgagggaaaAGGAGGACTGTTGCGaacccatttcacagaggggAGGCAATGGAGGGTCAGTGGCAGAGGTGGGACTGATTGATTGTGAAACTGGGCCCTGGAGAGGAAAgacttgaggaaactgaggtggggCCACCTGTCTGACTCAGGCCTGTGCTCACCTTGCACTATGCCAGGGCCACGCCTCTCCCCTGGACTGTGGGCTCCCTGAGGACACCGACCCCTCCCTCTGTCACCCTGCCCATCTATCGCCTGGTAGCACTGCATGCTCTAGATACCCCAgctccaggcctggctctgccactgcctACTTGTGTGATCTTGGAAGGCTTCTGCCCTCCGTTTCCCTGAAGGTGCATATCTGTTGAATATCATCATGATCCCTGATTGAGGCTCAGAGGGAAtacataacttgctcaaggtcacacagcttagaGGTGGCAAATTCAGGTCTGGAACCCAAGGATACGTGATCCCAGAACTACTCTGCCTTTCTGTGatcaattagtgatgtctgctACAGGCACTGGCAGGGTGAATGGAGGCATGGATATGTTCTGCTGACCAGCCCTCCAGTAGAAACTCTtaacctgggaattccctggcggtccagtggttaggactctgctctctcactgctgagggcctgggtttaatccctgattggggaactaagatcccacaagcttcacagtgcggccaaaaaaaaggaagaaaaaaaagaaactcttaaccactgcctGTGGCACTCAGCTCCTGGCCTGTTGCCTGAATGCCGCCTGCATGGCACTGGTGGACGCAGGTGTGCCCATGCGGGCCCTCTTCTGTGGGGTCACCTGTGCTCTGGACTCTGATGGGACCCTCCTGCTGGACCCCACAGCCAAGCAAGAAAAGGTAGGTATGAAGGGCAGGGTGGTGAAAGGCCTTGGGCAGacactcttcctctcctcctctagGCCTCACTTCTCCAAAACAGTTGGCTTGTCACCTCAGTCTCAGCTGGCAAACTCTGCCCTGTTCATCTGGGAAAGTGCTAGAAACCCAACTCTAACCTGCTGAAGCAAAAAAGGAACTGATTTTAAGAGgttcaaaaacaaaagcaaaggagGAAAGAGTTTTTTCTTCATTGGCTCAAGGTCACAGTGTGCTAGGGTTCTGGTTATTCCCAGTTATCTGCTCAGGACTGTAACAGTCACATCCAGTCGGGAAAGCAGAAACCCCTGGGGGGATTTCAGACAGAATTTAATGCAAGGAACTAGTTATAACCGTATTGGAAGAGCTGAAGGagcaaaagggaagaagaaaggacacCCAGAGATTAGAAGCCGGACGCCAGCTCCTGCTCTGTACTGGTGGAGGCACTGATGCAGTCAGATCTAGATGCACAGAGATGGGCTGGCTTTGCCCTGGCTGCTGAAGTCCAGAACCCACCCCATCTCCATGCCTCCTGTGGCAGGTGATATACCCCAAACTCCTGCTGCAATGAGGACCAAGgtgctctctcctccctcccagtcTCCCACCAGATTGCTGGTAGAACCTAACTGGCAGGGGAATCTGGGAAGTACAGTTTGCTGGCTTCCAGCCCCAGGGGTACAGAGCACTGCAGGGAGATGGGAGGCACCGGGGAATGACCGGCACTGTGGCTGCTGCCCCTGTGGCGCAGGATACTGTGCTCTGAACCCCCTGTCAGAACCATGTGGTGGAATTTGGCATGGGTAGTGATTACTcaaggaagcagggaaggggtGGTATGTagcccaaaaagaaaaaaaatacacttgaTACGTGAGGGAAAAGCAAGCCTCCTCTTTGGGACCAGCTAAGATTGTGTCTGAGGAGAGAGTCCCAGGTCCCCCACCTTGTACCCCTCATCCCTAGGAGGCCCGGGCAGTCCTGACCTTTGCACTTGACAGCGTGGAACGGAAGCTGCTGATGTCCACCACTAAGGGGCTCTACTCTGATGCTGAGGTACCAGTGTGCAATTGGGGGTGAATGCCAGATCCTTCCCACCTACCTGACACGAGGTCCTGTCCCAATCCTAGGAAGCTTGAGGAGGGCCTCGTCCTTGCATCCCTTCTGTAAACAGGAGTTTTCAAACTTTGTAGCCATAGAAACCTTTGTGGGAATTTTAAAGGGAAGACCAATTTATGAGAAGAGAGGGGCACAGATTGAAATCAAGAGATGGGGGCGCCTTGAGGCCTCCCAGCTTCCAGCTCAGAGCTGTGCACCCTGGAACTCGGGGTGTCTGAAAAACAGAGTTTGGCACCTGTTGGGCCAAATGGTCTCCGAGAATATTTCCCACCTGGCCCTCCTGTGAATCCAGGTATACAAGGCAGTAAAGATTTGGGGTCTCAGGTTCCATGCTTTTAAGACTATTTGGAGTCACAGGGCCTGTGGCTCTAAAATTCCAATCTGGCCCCGGAGCTCAACAAGGTTGGGGTCATGTCCAGGGGTCAGGATGCCTGATGCCTTTGGTCTGAGGGCCTGGAGCTGCTGGAACCTGACCCCTGAGGCCTCTTCCCCTTGAAGGAGCCCATGAGGTGGGGAAGAAGGAAATGCACTGAGAGTAAATCCCGCTCCACCTGCCTCCCCTTGGGGGGCGGGGCTCCCGGTGAACTGGGAGGTGGGGCCTGTCAGGCCGTGTGGGTGCAGGCCTGGGCCCGCAGCACtaagcccctctcccttcccagctCCAGCAGTGCCTGGCTGCAGCCCAGGCTGCCTCCCAGCACGTCTTCCGCTTCTACCGGGAATCTCTGCAGAGGCGTTACTCGAAGAGCTGAGGCACGCTGGGGCAAGCtgcccctcccaccacctccaGCATCAAATAAACTGGTAGCCCAGCCCTGCTGAGAAAGTGGCTATAGCCAGCCCCTGGGCCCGGGGGGCACAGACTCCACCCCATCCCAGGAAAACACTAGTAGGATGGTGCGTTTATTGACTGACTCGACTCATTCTAACAGCCCGGTGAAGTGGGACTGCTGTTTGTTAGAGTGTGCAGGCCTCAGCAGTGAATGAGGCCCACGTCCCAGGTTCGAGGAGCAGTGATGTGATGGACAAATAAAATTGGTGTTTTTTGGATGGTGGATGCTATTTAAGAACAAACAGGGAAGACGGGTTTAGGTGAGTCGGGGGAGGGCAGATTTAATACATCAGTCGGGGACACCTCCGTGGAGAGGGGAACATctgagggaagcccaggaagaggCCAGGGACGAACTCGGGGACTCATGGACATGCGGGGGGAGGACCCCCTGGCAGAGACGGGCAGAGGTTCAAGGACCAGCAAggtggccagtgtggctggagcagaggactAAGGAGAGCAAGGAGACGGTCAGGGAGGCAGTGGCCTTCGTGGGCCTCGGAGGGGAATCTGCCTCTGAATGTTGCTTTTACCCACACGACAACCCTGTGAGGTGTGGCTGTTGTTACAGTCTGTTTTAAGGTAAggaaacaagggacttccctggttgcgcagtggttacagatccgcctgccaatgcaggggacacgggtttgagccctggtccgggaagatcccacatgccaaggagcacttaagcccgtgcaccacaactactgaacctgtgctctagagccctcgagccacaactactgagcccacgtgccccagctgctgagcccacgtgcctagagcccgtgctccacaagagtagcccctactcgccgcaactagagagagcctgcgtgtagtaatgaagacccaacgcagccaaaaaaataaataaaattcaagaaagagggcttccctggtggcgcagtggttgggggtctgcctgccgatgcagggggcgcaggttcatgccccggtccgggaggatcctgcgtgctgagcaactaggcccgtgagcctgcgtatcgggagcctgtgctccgcggtgggggaggccacagcagtgagaggcccgcataccacaaaaaaaaaaagaataaggtaaGGGAACAAGCTCAGAAGCCAGTTATCCACCAGAGGTCACCAGCTAGTTAagtggtggagcacgggccccACTCAAGAGTCCagacccagggacttccctggccgtccagcaGTTGAGATTCCACGCGTCCACTGCAGGGCGCACGgcttcgatccctagttggggatcccgcgtgccacttggtgcggccaaaaaaaaaggtccaGACCCAGAGCCCTCACTGTGCAGACAAACACTGGAGGTGCCAGCGCATTCTGGACCTCGGGTCCCTGTCTGTGAAAGGAAGTGGCCAAGGCCTCTTGGTTCTCTCTCAGGGGTGATAGCACCCCCTGAGGGGCTTTTGGAAATGGGTGTATTTTCAGTTCTGATTTGACTGATCCCCACCCTCCCATTCAGAGGTCAGGAGCCAAGATCACGCTAGCATCCAGCAAGGCATAACGTCCCCACAGGTGGGCCACGTGGCTGCCAGGTCCTGTGTGCCACTGACGTGTAGGGTTTTATGACACATCTGGGGGCCCTGTGCTGCACACTTCACATGCTTAAACTGGCCCACACGGTGCCCACAATTGCCCCTTTGAGCAGGTGTCATTTTCATCCCCAGTAAACAAGAAGGaaatgcataaatatttttacCTTGAAGTTACACTCCGTGAAGACACGCAGGAGAGCACAAACGGAatagtgttttcttctaagaagtaCGATTAAATGGCATTAAGTGGAATGAAAAAAACTAAACCCCTCTCACTTTATTACTTGGTAATATCAGGCTCCGTTTAATGTACCTCTGATAAGCTCAGAACAGGGCTGTTTTGCCTGCCAGAGTGCCAGCACTTTGAGGCCTGAAGGCCCCATCCCTCCCAATCTCAGGCTATGTGATGGGGCTGCCTCCTAGCCCGGGTGGGCCACTGAGAGGGTGCCTGGGAAAGAGGACCTTTGGGGTACCAGAGCTGCCTGCTCCATTCTCCTCCCCCACGAGGCGGAGCCTGTGCAGTGAAGCCAAGAGATGGGGAGACCAGACTATTTTATCTGAGGCCCTCAATCCAGTTCTCCCTCAGCTTCCCTTTTGTTGTGTAAGGCAGTCTGAGTTGGATTTTGCCATTTGATGGCGAAGGAGCTCTGGGGGAGGATGCTGTTTACACTGTATGACTCATTTAGTCTTCAGAACTGCTCCAGGTGTGGGAGAAATtagtcccattttgcagatgaggaaaagtgaggctcagaagGTACGTGGGCAGAGGTTACACAGTGAACTTGGAGGAGGAAGGCCTTGGAACCTGGCTTTCTCTAATTCTCTACCTATCACCCACGTTGTGAAGAGAATATTCTGCAATTTGGAAGCCCGCCGAGCTTCCTCGGATTCCCTCTTCACTGGCTCTGAGGTGTCCGGAAGCACCCCGGGGGGCACCCTGTCACTCCGGCCCGTCCCTTCCGCCTTCCCACACAGACTGACACAGGTTTGGCGGCAGGAGTGTCTGGTGTTTAATCGCTGTTTGCGGCCTCCAGGAAGGGgggtgcgggggagggggagaaccGACTCACTCCCCGTTTTTGGACGTTGctgccgccgcagccgccgccacCTCATCCACCTGGATTCTCCACTCCGACCGCGGACGCGCTGGGCGGCCGGCCCCTGGGTTCACAGTGGGGACCGCAGGGGCAACTAGGGCGGGTCCCGGGAGGCGAGGTAAGCGGCCAGGGTAACCAGGGCGGCCGCGTACGTGCACACGCCCAGCCCGACGGCCAGGACCCCCAGCAGGAAGGCGCGGCGGGAGGCGGCCCCTGCCCCCTGGACGTCCCCCTTGGCCCAAGCCTTGTTGGTCTGTGGAGGCGTTGGGCAGCGGTGACTCAGGTATCCCCTCATCCCACCCTGCTTCCCGCAGCccgacccctcccccacccaacaCACCCACGTATTCATTCATATGTTCCAAAAACATAGGGAGCAGCTACTGTGGGTCAGGCACAGTTGGGCACTGGGGATACTGGGTGATTAatgaaaatatgcatatattactATATGCCACAGTTCTAACTCGCTGAGCCTCACAATGACCCTGAGGCAGGAATtatttgttcccattttacagatgaggaaaatgaggcaccaGGAGTTTAAGTGGCTTGCCCACAACCTTACCAGAGGGTGGCAGGCCTAGGATTGGAGCTCAGGTTCTTAACCACCACTCTGGGCTGccctctgtgaaaaatgcctcaTTTTACCCCTGAATGTTTCTATGTAAATCCTTTCtccatcacttttttttcccccccaagcaggcctcctctttttttcttttctttcgaatgcatttttctcttctctatccAACCCCCTCCCAGCTCCACCCACAGACTGACCTTCTGGGCCAGGCAGAAGGCGGCAATGCCCACGGGCCAGAAACAGCACAGCATGGAGAAGAGAGCCAAGCCAAGGTGGTCGTGGGGTAGGAGTGGGGAGAGAAGGCCGCCCCCATCCCAGTCCGAGTCACTGTCACTGGATGACACATCCTATGGGCAGGAGACAGCCTAAGTGGTCATCTCCACCCATCCTCCTTGCCCCACTGCTCCACTCCCCGTGCCCCCAAAGACACCAAGAGAGAAAAATGTTCCAAGAGGTAGGCCCTTCACTTGCCCACATCCTGGATCCCTCTGACGGGAAGCTCTGGACCCTGTCTCCAGAGAAAAGCCTCACCCACACTCAAAAGCTCTGAGTTCAGTTTCAAGCTCACAGGTCCACTCATGGATACTACAGCCGCTTATAAGCTCTGAGTTAAAAACCGCTGAAGTGGAGACAGAAACCAATGGTGACTGGAACCTGCAAAAAGATGGCGATTAGGGGAGCCAGCTCTGGTGGCCTAAATTACTAGGACAAACCTGCCTGCTGAAACTACAGGTTCtaggttaaaaatatatatttttaaatcttgcaTCAAATAGCTCACAAGACTTTAAGGAGTTACTGTGAAGCCAACACTGAAGTGAAAATCGAGGTTAATTTAACAGAGAGGCCAAATGAGCAGAGAAGGCCCCTTCCGCCCTGCAGACATTTACCAATCCCTGAATGAAAAATTAACCTTTCGTTCAGACCTTGGACTAGATTAAAAATGATCTTTCACTGGTAGTACCCCCAGACAGCTGACAAAAGCAAACCAAATCCTCTCCTGAGGAAGGTACTTTCATTCTAGGCCTCAAAACAATTTTTCAAATACAGTGACCAGCGTGCAAAGATAACCAGGCAGACAGGAACCATGGAGGAGAGCTAGGTAATAAGGCCCTCGAGGTCTTCAACTAATGGGATTCTTTGACACAAACCATGTCAAAGTGAAGCTTACTGCCACAGTGGGGCAGACCGTGTTTCCCAAGATGGCCACAcccatctctcccctcccacaTGCTCTTCTTACTGTGTGACTGATAATCTCATCAGGGGTGAGGTCTATGTCCACTTTCCTTGAGTCTGGGAAGGCTATGATTCATTTGTAATTGATAGAATGTGGTGGAAGTAATGCAACGCGACTTGCAAGCATAAGTCAGAAAAGGTGAGGCAGCTTCTGCTTTGCTGAAACACTCCTGCCGGAGGCTGGAGGCACATAAGGAGTCTTGGCTGCCCTGAAGGCGCTGTGCTGTAAGCCCAAACCAGCCCACGTGGGGAGACTCCTGCAGAAGCCCTGAGACTACATTAAGAGAGAGTTTAGTCAACCAGACCCCAGCTGCTTCAGACCCTGACTGTTCCAGCTCTAGCCACTGGCTGACCGCAACCTCATGAAAGACCCTGAGGCAGAACCACCCAAGTCCTTCCCAAGTTCCCAACCCATGGAAACCATGAGCCATGATAatgattgttgttgttttaagctactaagctTTGGGGTGACTTCTTATGTGGCAATAGCAACTGGAAAACCATGTTTAGCAGATAAAAGACAAGCTTGACAAAATGCACAAGgaataagaaattataaaaaatggcATTAattggaaaagagagagagagagagaccagggcaaacagaggcacagagatgcATTGGCTTTGGAAAGACATGGACTGATAGAGAACAGGGGGGTCAGAAATCAGAGGGAAGACAAACAGACACAAAGGGAACAAAGATGAGAGATGAATCTGgagagaaaaaggtaaagaagCCAGGGGGGATGGAGAACAGGAAAAACCACACCTGGAAACCCAGGAAGGCCAAACGCAGTTGCGAAGTGAGACTCCAGGCCAGCAGCTGGCAGCTGGAGTTGGCCAGCAGCCTGCCGGATGTTGGCCACAGCTGGATtcacctccagccccctcccccagctcccactAAGGAGCCTACCTTAGTGGTCCTGCTCCTACCTCAAGGTCGGGGAGCCCTGGCTCCCCCAGTACAGCACTCACAGAAGGAAGAGATGGTGGCAGGAACTGCCAACCCCTCAGTGATTCTGCAAAGGCTGTCTCTCGAAAGGGAGGCCCTGGCTCAGGCTCGCCAGGCTTCTGGACAGGGGGCTCACCGCCTACACCCACCAGCAGAGGCTGTTGGAGATCTGGAAGACTGGGGTTGTCCATGGCTCGGGAGAGGCTCCCAGAGGGGCTTCCTGGGagtaggggaaagaaaaagacaagttgTAGAAGTCTCACTTTTATCTTTCCCCTGAGTCCTGGCTTTGGAGAGACTCCAGGCAGAGACAAGGTAGCTGAACCATCCtcagacccattttacagatagtaaaaccgaggcccagagaataACAGAGGTTGGTCCAAGTTGTGAAGAGAACTCAGGACTCTGGACATTCAGTTCCAGGCTTCTTTCTCCTCAGGCAAAAACCACACACCTGTTGCACATTTATTCCAAACCATGCCTTACACACTTACTTGGCCCATGAACTACACACCCATCCTGGGTTGACACTCTCATCCCTCTCCCCCACACCCAACCCCAATGATGCTTAGTTCACACACCGCCTGTGCCCCCAAGCCTGCACACTCTCAATAGCTGCCACACATACCCATCCAGGCAAGCCCAGTCCCCACCTCCACCTGTGCACATTCACATCCCAAGGGACTGTTTGCCTACTTGCCCCAAACAACACGAGCTCCCAACGGTCTTACTCACTCACCCTAAATAACTCCTTGCACATTCATCCTAATCCCCCCAGCATCAGATTCTCCCCAGAGGCACATATATGTACAGGCTTCCCACACATGCAGCCTGGACACTCTCCCCCGTCCGCATCACTTCCCTTGCACATCTGCCCAAACACCCGGGGCCACACACCCCTCTCTTTCTCCACCCACATCCATGGCCCACACTCACCCGCTCCGCTGACACCTCC
It includes:
- the EXOSC5 gene encoding exosome complex component RRP46, which encodes MEGVMQTETKIRAESGIESGPRGPGCSLRNFACEQNLLSRPDGSASFLQGDTSVLAGVYGPAEVKVSKEIFNKATLEVTLRPKIGLPGVAEKSRERLIRNTCEAVVLGALHPRTSITVVLQVVSDAGSLLACCLNAACMALVDAGVPMRALFCGVTCALDSDGTLLLDPTAKQEKEARAVLTFALDSVERKLLMSTTKGLYSDAELQQCLAAAQAASQHVFRFYRESLQRRYSKS
- the TMEM91 gene encoding transmembrane protein 91; the encoded protein is MDNPSLPDLQQPLLVGVGGEPPVQKPGEPEPGPPFRETAFAESLRGWQFLPPSLPSVSAVLGEPGLPDLEDVSSSDSDSDWDGGGLLSPLLPHDHLGLALFSMLCCFWPVGIAAFCLAQKTNKAWAKGDVQGAGAASRRAFLLGVLAVGLGVCTYAAALVTLAAYLASRDPP